The Zeugodacus cucurbitae isolate PBARC_wt_2022May chromosome 4, idZeuCucr1.2, whole genome shotgun sequence genome includes the window GTGCGAATTCTTTGCCATATTCAGGACCTTTTTTCTTGCTATTCTGTATGACATCATTGGCCAGATACATGAATGTCAACTTTTTGCCCTCGGAAACTTTAATAGAAATGTTTAGTTATAATTAGCATGTAATTACACTGTTATCAGTAAATCACATCTTACCAGTTTGTAGCTCTTTCAGCCAAGTTTTCACAATTGACGCATGGTGTTTGCGATGATGTATTAACCACAAAGATAGCGTCTGTATACTTTGCTGACTAGAATTCAATTCACCCAACTTTTTTAGTAGCGCCGTTTCGGAAAACGCGGACATTTTACCCGATATTTTCTGCCtgacttataaatattttcgacaGGTTTTCTGGGAAATTCCGTCAGATTTTACCTTAATGCAAATAACAAAATCATGTCTTGTTTGCCGTGAATGCACATTTGACGTCTGTCAGTTTCTTTATTTACGAATGGTTTAGAAGGTGAGAATTGATAATGGCATTGCCAACAGTGACTAAGTGAACTcaattttattgcacaatattctTCTTTGGCTTTTTAAATTGCTGACCGattcgtaataattttaaacaataacaacgttTTTTTACCATTGACTTTTACAAATACATGTCTGTCGTCCTTTAAATTCACCGGAGAATGCATGGCATAagtgtattataaatattgcGCGCAAAACTCTTTGCAAGCGCGCTGAAATTTCTAATAATGTCTGACTTTGCAgacatctttatttttttgacatttgtaaATTCAATGTATCTGCTAAAGCGTcgtgttaaaataaaatttaattaaaatattaatttcttttgaaaatatacagATATTCGGAATAGTTTGAACAAATAGTTGCTCATAGTTTTAAAAAGTATtcattgcatacatatgtacgtcgaTACATCGGTAACTGCGTTAAGTCTGGCCAATTCTATAGATGATCGCGAATTTCTTTTTGAACGGTAAGGAACTTGAATCATTCAACTTCAGTACCACTTTGGCGGAGGTATCAacattatttcgaaatttttaggGATAAAAATCGGATCTATTCCGGTTACGTACCCATCGGCAacggaaattgttgttgttgtttattaacgCCTGATATGCCTGGTAAGCTCTTAAGGAAAGTGGAAAGTgcaatactattttaaatttcagtttagACAATACCCCGGAAGGGAAACCGATATGGAAGACACACCAAACACGGATAGAAAACATGAAATTACATAAGTAGAATCGTCGTATTTAAATAGTTTGAAGGAATGCTGCCGAGTTGATAGTTCTTGGCCGGACTTAGTTCCGGATCCGTTTGGCTTACAGACCACAGTTGCTGTCAATAAGGTGAGTTGAATTTCTTTCTATGCATTTAAACTTAAATCTGTGTATTAGGGGTTTATAtactctttatttttaaaataattaaaaatgttattcaaaattatgATTTGAGCTTCGCAgacaattataatattttcgtttttgctcAAAGAAttcactgattttttttttaatttacaataataacGATAGAAAATCATCTACAAAGCTATTtatcaataattaatattagGCTACTTGTTTAAAcattaattgcatttaaataatCGCACTTAATGCAATTCACAAGTCATTATCACTCTCACTATATACACAATATCAACAATAAGTCACCTGGCTTTGTAGTAAGTGAACACATTGTAAATTATATACGCCTTTTTAACACTTTATCAATTCTTCTTAGACGCTTATATGAAATACATGTCAACTTCGTTAAGTAAATGCTCTTCACGTGTACCtaatcaaatcaaaagaaattctCAGTTTCTACTGATAACAGCCACAGCTACAGGTGTTTGAGTACATTAACTGCAGCAGAAGAGTCTTCAACATTTCAGTGTCTCCTCGAACTCAGCATGTTACGGTACGCGAATAAGTCGTCAGTGCGGGCCTTGTGATTTATTTTCCCAAACAAGCTGTGGTGTTGGGGGTACCGCTTaccgtttgtttttgtttttgacttGACAAGTGGAGAGCgttttttgaaaagtttgctGCCGCTTATCAGCTAGCCGTGTGTGTAATTTGTGATACAAATTATTGAGTGATTGATATTGAGGATCGTGCCGTGGTTGGTGCAAATCAGTCAATTCTCATATTTCACACGGGATTAAATGCTTTAGAAGAGTAGCAATTGAAAacgatataatattaatataattaattaataaataattgttgaaatgcGGCAAACAAATGTACAAACAAATAGGTATTTATAATGATTACAAGTGATTGCTGAGCAACTACAACTTCATGAAATAACACGAAAGCTGTTAATGGAATAATGAATTGTTAATTTGCGATTTTCAAGTGTTCTGTGCGTGTCAAgtgaattatttaacaaattctaaatacattaataaataaatcgtgTGAAAAGTATAACAGTGACCACTCTACATTTAAATTTGAACGTGTAAAATTGAAAAAGGTAACAAAACCAGCGAAAACGTAGTGTGTCACCATAATAGATTGCTGCGCTTGTTAAATTGATATTTGATAATTGGTAAATTTCTGATTGACGTAACGTTTACAATTAAATTGATAAGGAGCGCGAAAGTGTTTGTCTACCTTTCATATATTGGTGTCAAATTATTCGTGCATAAGGAAatgtctatatataatattatatatgtgtcGGCCGGTACACACCTTGCCGAAAAAATTGTAATGTCTTCGAGATGGATTAATATCCAGTAGCACTTTGTATGCGCTGTGCATAAAATTCGATTATAATTTCGATTTATGTATTCTCAACGCCCTTCAGTTAAGTGTTTTAACTCTTGAAATCTAAGGTGTTGAGTTTGAAAGCACTCGAAATGGTTACAGTTTCCATATGGTTAGAAATGTATGAACTTTCTGGCTTTCCTGTCTGAGCGAAATTGTAGGAAGGATCTTTTGAAacactaaaaactaaaattcgaCTTTTTTGTTGATCTCAAATTTTACTGACATAATTCACTAATCAgtttaataaaactaataatCTTTCAATCCCTCCTGTATCAATTAATTTCTACCCCTCTATGCCGTAATTATACTCAAGTGTgttaatttgcaattaaattacataaataaaataagtaattgcCATTAACCAATTCAAgagataatataatacaaacattGCATTATTCATAGCGAAAAAAAGTGAGTGCGATAACGGtgatacaaaatattttgcgGGATAATCATTAAAAGCACATAGCCTtgctacatacaaacacacaaagaaAGATAAACGGAATTTACAAAATCAAACCGTGAATGACAGGTTGTAATGGACACATAGCAAATTTATAGCGTGAGAATGTGAGTGGATATCTCTCAAACAAAGGGAGCGTCCGACACATTTATGATCTCGCTGTTATCTTTCTTTAGCTTTATTATTCCGGCGTGAAATGCGCCTGtaattctgtgtgtgtgtttggtattttttgttgtcatttgtttgttatgaaaagaaataaactttttttttttgttttatttttggagttaattttttgttctagTAGCCGGTAGGGTATGACTACTGTAAATTCGCATTTAGtagataatatacatatttagcaaCGACgtctatttacataaaatacgaATCACTTGCGCGATTGATAAGCATTAATTAAGTGTGTAGTAAAATTATCATAAGCAAATAAAgataatgtttaatatatatgtatcaattacaattattttggtagttataaaaataatatatacagggTGTGTCATATTTTTTCTTGGTACGTATTTCTTGAAatactttgaaataaatatactttttattttcgaaatatgtttttttttcataatttaggCCTTTTTTATTGCCATAATTTtctgattaaataaaattagttattaattttttgagttCAAGTGGTATAGCGATGATTTCAACAAGCATTTTTCCCTCAACCTCGTATGCTGATTACTGGCTTATACTTTTCTTTTCTAAATAATTCTTACAAAAACAAGCTAGTGGAAGTCAAATCTGGAGATCGTTGTGGCTagtcaaagaaatatttttcaagcatttGCTGGcagacatataaatataaacccCTATGGCTCCGCGGTGGAGCAAAGTACCACAATGAGATTCCTCCATTTATTACGATCTTGTGCTAGCCTCTTGATTTGACTTCAACCTTTTTTGACCTTAGATATTTCGCTGTCCAAATTTCTTCTTCAGCAAAGATCGGGTCGGTCTTTCCTGCGGCTACCTTGTGGATTCCAGTCCATCGCGTTCCGAGTGATTATATGGGGATCTCGTCTCAGAATATGTCCGAGCCAGCCCCATTAACTTTTGGGGATTTCGGCCCAGGGGGGTGTTTGGCTTGTGCGTGACCATAACTTAGTCGTAAATCTCAAACTTATTCAATGTTTATATGCCTATATCAAAAAAAGATGGCGCACCCTGTAAAAATAAGTacacgaacattttataatcgatACATTTCATATAATTGTCGGATCCTGGCTCACATACAGTCAAAGACATAACATCAAAACAAATatagaattataaaaatgtaGTAGTCacgtaattaatttattttatggacGAGACGAGCACTTCCGATTAAGTAGCTGGTACAATATTCATCGTGACAGTTAATATTAGGCTTGAAATTGGTCGCTGAAGGCTTTTGGCGTCTCTTTGAAATGTATTGCAATTGTGATCCTATAGATAATCTATTCTACCGACCCCAGGAGCATAAGAAAGATCTTCTCATTATACTTTAAGAGATGGAGACTATAGTTTATGTATTTTGACTAATTTGACGTTACCTAACCAATATTGGTTAGTTCGGGagttatctcaaaaccctgatctgatggaattaaatggacctcggattcgaaTACAGCGACCGCAAAAACATATGATACACATAGGAGCCTCAGgtcatgacaattttttttttggctgtgTAATCTATTACCCAATCCCAGGAACCTCAAGAAGAAATATCTTTCCATTATAGTTTAAGAGATATAGACCACAGTTTATGTAATAGATTAGTTAGAGTTAATATATTTACTTCGTGAAACACTACCGGAAATACTTGCCTACTACTAAGTATATAGTTTTTCCCTCGATGAATTGAAGTAgcctattttaacaaatttcgatatatagtatatacatgtatattgaAAAACTAGATTTCTAAATCCAGAATTACTCCTAATAGGTTTCACAGTTTTACAAATTACTAAGCAACAATGAATTCATTTTTGGAATCATCAACCGAAGCTACGCCAGATCACGATGAGGGTCATCAAACGAAGTTGGTTAATCAGAAGAAATGGGAGCTGGGTTACTTGAAGGTAACTATAAAGCtttatcaataaattatatttaaaaaatatattttttctaattcctCTAGAGAAAATGTCGCAATCTTGAACTAGAGCAGTACTATATCTCCTATATGAATCGGCTGCGCTTAAGTCATCTaggcatattcatattcatactgATACTTATAGCGGTAGTGCATTCCTTGCTGATTATAATATCATTTCCAAAAAATGTaggtatacttttttattataaaaatactctTTGAATTGCTAAAATCCACTAACGCGCGTAATTTCAGGAAAATCGCGACATCTATTTGGATATCGGCATTTATATGGGCTGCACTTTGATTATACTGATTGTGTTGCTTTTCAATTTTCGCATGACGCTCAATAAACGCTATGAATGGTTGACATTCAGCTCGATTTGGTTAGCGATTTCCACGCTTGTATTGATGGGTAGGCGCACCGTAGCCTCAAAGCAAGTTTcgcatctaatttttttttaaatctcctTAGACATCTCGATACCAATCTACCGCGCCGTCAAGGACTACAATATCATCGTGCCAACCTACTACAGCTTCATCATATATGCCACTTACATTTTCATGCCAATCACCGAAGACATACACGCCTTCATACTGGGCGTGGCTGTCTCCATTTGCTATATGATACTGTTCCTATTCGTCACATATCGTCGTCGTTTGGGTGGCTCGAGAGAGATGGATTTGCCGAAGATCGTTTCCGAGGCTATATTTATGGCTTGTGTCAATTTGCTCGGTTTGTTCTTTCGTCTCACACGTGAGGTGGCCATACGTACGACTTTCCTAGATAAGCGACAATGTGTCGAGGAGACTTTGGTGTTACGTGCCGCGCGTGATCAGGAGGTGCGTGCCATAAAgtgattattatattttgtgcaATATTAATGCTTTTCATTGTAGAAAAGTCTACTTTTGAGCATAATCCCAGCGCAAATTGCTAATAAAATCGAAGAAGATGTAAAGATGCGCATTGAACATTTGAAGAAGAGCAAGAAAAATCGACGTTCAACGCACGAGGAAGTAGGgtaagaatttataaaattttttgtagaatCGAACAAGTGGgctttatatatttgaaaaattattcgaaCTAATTCTTTCTGCGAATTAAGATACGTTAGATTAAACAACGTTAGATTCGACAAATATTGTTAACCTATTCTATAATCCTTATCCTCATAAAAATCCGCTTGAATTTGGGCATAAAAagattaaataatattgtaatatgGTAGGTTAGGTCCGGTTGTTGAGCTATTTCAGAATTCGGTAGTCAGACGTTAGGAAAAATATGGGCCAAAGTTAGACAAAGTGGCATTTTTCCAGTTATTAACTAACTAGGTCGGATGTGGTTTTGGACTGATTATTAGTATCTGAAAAGCCGCATAAAGTCTACAGGGTGAAAAAAGATTATGAGATTATCgtatttagtatatacatatggttGAGAGGTCTTTCGGGTCCGAAGTGGAAGTCATTCGATCTGCTTTCTCTCAGTAAGATTCATCTCGACAAGTAGAGAtctgcttattatttattttatgtttatattggGAGATCCCAGTATTGGTAATTTTTCCAGTGAAGCATATATAGCATCCGTAGCTCAGAGTGTACACGaggaccgtggagagtcgattcgacaccgttcgcagcaactgggactgacgtatggaacggcTTGGcacattttacgtcgagatcttaaattgaaagcgttcaaaatacagcttgtgcaagaactgaagccgctagTTCTTCTCAAACGACATTgtttcgctctatgggctcaagttccaagaagatccaacGTTTTCCAGCCAAATTCAGTTCAGCGATAAGGCTCAAGCAAAATTGGcccatttgggacgaagagcaacatGAAGAGTTTCAAGAGccgccatttcatccagaaaaaacaagGGTTTGGTGTGCTTTGTGGGCCGGCGGTattatcggtccatatttcttcaaaaattatgccgATGAGAAGCGTCTATTTGATGCCTAAAATTGAAACGCGTGATCTCGACGACTTTTGGGTTCAACAAGACGGGCCTcatttcccacacatcgcaataatcaatggatttattgagagaacactttggtgagcagataatttaacGTTTAGGGCCGGACGATTCGCCATCAAAATCGTGTGATATTACACCGTTAGACGTTTTCCTGAGGGGATGTGTAAAATCTAAAGGCCATGCGGTCCGCTTCAATTCAGGCCTTGTCTTCTCCCTTTATTATCTAAAAGCCACTTAcgctgattttttttattatgacgTTAAAAGCAAACACAGTTTTGAAGAATACCGTTATTTTGTGTAATAAACATATTCTCACTCAATGTAATATTTTCAGTTCTGCACCGACTCCATTATGGCGGCAAATGGATACAGAGTAAGTatcaaataatatgaaaaaattaataaaaattaaatgtttatatttttataaaataactgaTTCAATTTATTCCAATgtgctttcttcacttttgtattctttaattttatcaCAGAAAACTCTTCATTGAACCGCACAATGATGTCTCGATTTTATATGCGGACGTTGTCAACTACACTTACTTAACAACAACGCTGGATGTGAAGACCTTAGTGGAGACTTTACacgatttatttgttaaattcgACACAGCGTCACAGGTAAGAGAAGATGTCTGCTCTTCAACCttccaaaaaactaaaaactctcTCATTTGCAGGAATACGATGTGCTGCGCATCAAATTTTTGGGTGACTGTTATTACTGCGTTGCTGGTGTACCGTTACCAAATGAGTACCACGCCAGATCGTGCGTATATCTGGGACTGCGCATGATTAAGGATATACGTGATGTGCGGTAATTAATCACAAATGTGTCTAACTTTATTTATCTCACTCAGAATCTGTTATATAACTGCAGCTCAAAACGTAAGCTGGATATTGATATGCGTATCGGCGTGCATTCGGGAAATATACTATCCGGTGTGATCGGCGCCAATAAATGGCAATTCGATATATGGTCCAAAGATGTGGATATAGCTAATCGTTTGGAGTCCACAGGCGAAGCGGGACGCGTGCATGTTAGTGGACAAACATTACAACAACTCGATGGTGAATTCATTTACGAGGAGGGCACAGCGAAGGCGCGCGATGATCCGGTGTTGCGTAAATATGAGATACGCACGTTTCTTATCAAGCCACCGTCTTCCAGAGTTA containing:
- the LOC105211014 gene encoding adenylyl cyclase X E isoform X6 is translated as MNSFLESSTEATPDHDEGHQTKLVNQKKWELGYLKRKCRNLELEQYYISYMNRLRLSHLGIFIFILILIAVVHSLLIIISFPKNENRDIYLDIGIYMGCTLIILIVLLFNFRMTLNKRYEWLTFSSIWLAISTLVLMDISIPIYRAVKDYNIIVPTYYSFIIYATYIFMPITEDIHAFILGVAVSICYMILFLFVTYRRRLGGSREMDLPKIVSEAIFMACVNLLGLFFRLTREVAIRTTFLDKRQCVEETLVLRAARDQEKSLLLSIIPAQIANKIEEDVKMRIEHLKKSKKNRRSTHEEVGSAPTPLWRQMDTEKLFIEPHNDVSILYADVVNYTYLTTTLDVKTLVETLHDLFVKFDTASQEYDVLRIKFLGDCYYCVAGVPLPNEYHARSCVYLGLRMIKDIRDVRSKRKLDIDMRIGVHSGNILSGVIGANKWQFDIWSKDVDIANRLESTGEAGRVHVSGQTLQQLDGEFIYEEGTAKARDDPVLRKYEIRTFLIKPPSSRVTSFITMRRPAASLRKNLEPKQGAEQRNDISTNFMQNSISQYNQIRNQATLEMSREVDKMPIGRIQVSKICFGHEKRLTQDEMEEQIFRSNITSVCLFFKDWRWELMFMKQPDFMLKYSVLVSYITLLCAIIMQAVNSTQTEAFWALVAVSNVLMLLLLALVWYKKLWIMFISKTEFSTPKQRFSKWLYKLSDGIQRNILVRSSIYLVVIVLHSTGIILQLLDCNKFSGVDEAILDAAKNQTTCFNAWAVTECFMLSICITFLFTRIPFVLKLSVGVVTLIFYTVVVTLTYSFVYEQSLSTNDTLYPEYSHIFVMCITVGIFHLMDRQTEFIAKVDYNWKRQLLTKQDDAKFTNETISILINNILPSHVADIYMSRQMTNELYYEEYDNVAVMFATIRNYDTEQVGIRVLNEIICDFDEVLPTSKRMKM
- the LOC105211014 gene encoding adenylyl cyclase X E isoform X8 → MNSFLESSTEATPDHDEGHQTKLVNQKKWELGYLKRKCRNLELEQYYISYMNRLRLSHLGIFIFILILIAVVHSLLIIISFPKNENRDIYLDIGIYMGCTLIILIVLLFNFRMTLNKRYEWLTFSSIWLAISTLVLMDISIPIYRAVKDYNIIVPTYYSFIIYATYIFMPITEDIHAFILGVAVSICYMILFLFVTYRRRLGGSREMDLPKIVSEAIFMACVNLLGLFFRLTREVAIRTTFLDKRQCVEETLVLRAARDQEKSLLLSIIPAQIANKIEEDVKMRIEHLKKSKKNRRSTHEEVGSAPTPLWRQMDTEKLFIEPHNDVSILYADVVNYTYLTTTLDVKTLVETLHDLFVKFDTASQEYDVLRIKFLGDCYYCVAGVPLPNEYHARSCVYLGLRMIKDIRDVRSKRKLDIDMRIGVHSGNILSGVIGANKWQFDIWSKDVDIANRLESTGEAGRVHVSGQTLQQLDGEFIYEEGTAKARDDPVLRKYEIRTFLIKPPSSRVTSFITMRRPAASLRKNLEPKQGAEQRNDISTNFMQNSISQYNQIRNQATLEMSREVDKMPIGRIQVSKICFGHEKRLTQDEMEEQIFRSNITSVCLFFKDWRWELMFMKQPDFMLKYSVLVSYITLLCAIIMQAVNSTQTEAFWALVAVSNVLMLLLLALVWYKKLWIMFISKTEFSTPKQRFSKWLYKLSDGIQRNILVRSSIYLVVIVLHSTGIILQLIAISSLVWMKPFWMLRKIKQPASMLGPSPSVLCSAFALPSSLRAFPSCLS
- the LOC105211014 gene encoding adenylyl cyclase X E isoform X7; the encoded protein is MNSFLESSTEATPDHDEGHQTKLVNQKKWELGYLKRKCRNLELEQYYISYMNRLRLSHLGIFIFILILIAVVHSLLIIISFPKNENRDIYLDIGIYMGCTLIILIVLLFNFRMTLNKRYEWLTFSSIWLAISTLVLMDISIPIYRAVKDYNIIVPTYYSFIIYATYIFMPITEDIHAFILGVAVSICYMILFLFVTYRRRLGGSREMDLPKIVSEAIFMACVNLLGLFFRLTREVAIRTTFLDKRQCVEETLVLRAARDQEKSLLLSIIPAQIANKIEEDVKMRIEHLKKSKKNRRSTHEEVGSAPTPLWRQMDTEKLFIEPHNDVSILYADVVNYTYLTTTLDVKTLVETLHDLFVKFDTASQEYDVLRIKFLGDCYYCVAGVPLPNEYHARSCVYLGLRMIKDIRDVRSKRKLDIDMRIGVHSGNILSGVIGANKWQFDIWSKDVDIANRLESTGEAGRVHVSGQTLQQLDGEFIYEEGTAKARDDPVLRKYEIRTFLIKPPSSRVTSFITMRRPAASLRKNLEPKQGAEQRNDISTNFMQNSISQYNQIRNQATLEMSREVDKMPIGRIQVSKICFGHEKRLTQDEMEEQIFRSNITSVCLFFKDWRWELMFMKQPDFMLKYSVLVSYITLLCAIIMQAVNSTQTEAFWALVAVSNVLMLLLLALVWYKKLWIMFISKTEFSTPKQRFSKWLYKLSDGIQRNILVRSSIYLVVIVLHSTGIILQLLDCNKFSGVDEAILDAAKNQTTCFNAWAVTECFMLSICITFLFTRIPFVLKLSVGVVTLIFYTVVVTLTYSFVYEQSLSTNDTLYPEYSHIFVMCITVGIFHLMDRQTEFIAKVDYNWKRQLLTKQDDAKFTNETISILINNILPSHVADIYMSRQMTNELYYEEYDNVAVMFATIRNYDTEQVGIRVLNEIICDFDEVRESNKLTAK